The window GTCGGCCACGGCGGGCGGCTCATACGGCGAGAGCCCGGGATCCACGTGACCGACACCGGAGGCGATTTCGCCGGAGTCGGTGACGCCGAAGTATCCGTGGTGCTTGCGGACGAACCGCTCCCAGTCGCTCGTGCCGCCGGGATGTTCCTCGGAGACACACACGACGGTCCACGTGTTGGCCACCTTCTCGGGCCAGGTGGGATCCACCCGCAGCGCCCGTCCGCGGGTCTGCACCACGGAGGTGGGGGTGGTGGCCGTCGTGAGGTCGACGAGCGTGTTGACTCCTTTGGCATCCCAGCCCTCACCGAGCAACGCGCGCGTTCCGACCAGGACACGCGCTTCGCCGGTCTCGAAGAAGCGGGTGACCAGGCCAACCCATTGCCGGGAGCGCCACCGGCCGGTGATCTCGACGGTTCCGGTGGAACCGGGCGGGATCTCGTCGAGATCGATGCCGGGTGCGTGTTCGGCCACGAACGCCACGAGCTTGCGTGCGGTGTGCGCGCTGGTGGCCACGGTACGCCCGGTGATCAATACCGGTTCGAGAGCGGCCGTTCGATGGTCGGCGAGCAGATTGGCGAGGACGAGGCGAGCCGAGCCGGCCTGGGCGTCGAGCACCCCTTGGAGGCGGGCGGGAAGGGTGGCCGTCGCCCGTTCATGGTCGCACAGCACCAGGGCGCGCAGCCGGTGTCCGAGGCCGTCGGCCTCGGCGGCGAGGATGTCGACCGTGGCGGTGGTCTTGGCCTCACTGCGGGCCAGCACCCGGTCGACGGGGGAGCGGCCCCGGCGGACACCACGTTTGGTGAGCTGAAAACCGACCGCGGGCAGTGCCGCCCGGATCTCTTGGAGAAGCTCCTCGTCGCGTGGATCGCCGGACGGGAGCAGGCAGTTCTTCAGGTAATCATTGAGTACCGCCACCCAGTCCTCGGCGGTTGGCTTGTGCCGGTGCTCCTCCCGCACGACCGCTCCGGGCGGCAGCTCCAACAGCCCGGCGTGGTGGAAGCGCAACGCGGCGGCGGCGAGCTCGGCGTCGTTGCGCTCCAGCCGGGACCAGTCCAACGCGAGGGTCTCGACCTCGGATGCGCTGCCGCCGTCGCTGTCGCCGGATGTGCCGACGTGGCGGTCGACGAAGCGCTGGTCGAGCCAGCTGAGGAATCCGGTGCTCGCGGTGCCGGGCTGCAGGAGGTCGCCCTGAAGCTCGGCGAAGCGTTCGGCCTCGGCAGCCAGCCAATCCGTCTCGGTGGGCGTCGGTGTGGTGAACCAGGCCAGTTCGGCGAACGGCGCCAGGTGGCCTTCCTTGACCACCGAAGGAATCGAGGTGCTATACAGCGGGGTGCCGAAGAGCTGGTCGACCAGTGCGGCCTGCTCGGAGCTCAACGAATCCGGCGGGGTGCCGGTGAGCCCGATGACGTGAGCGTTGGGAAGGTCGTCGAGCAGCTCGGCGAGCAGCCGGCCCCAGACTTCCAGCAGATGATGGCATTCGTCGAGCACGAGCGTGATGGGACCGCCGGATTCGAGCGCGGTGACGAGAGCCCGGCCGTTGGGGTGCAGGCGATCGAGCAGGCTGCTGCTGCCTTTGCGTGAGCTGCCTATCCGGGCGATGTGGGTGTGGCCTTCCTCGTCGACCTCTGCGTCGGGGTCGAACGTGGCCAGCGATTGGTAGGTCAAGGCGGTGACCGGTGCGGACAGATCACGGCTCGTGCCGGACGGTATCTGTGCCGGGGTGAACCTGTTCCATTCGGCGAGCCACTGCGCCTGTATCGCGGTGTTCGGGCCGAAGACCACGATGGGCTGCCCCAATCGTCGCCCCGCTTCGAGTCCGACGAGTGTCTTACCGGTGCCAGGCGGCAACACGACCCACGCTCGCGTGGAACCCGAGGCGTTGGCATCGGCGATGGCATCGAGAGCGAATCGCTGGTGAGTCCGGAAAGAGTCCGGATAGCTGACCGATTCCCAGTCGGCTGGCGACGCGGGAGATTTCGGGGGCGCTGGCACCGGCTCATCATCCCAGCCAGTTGTGACGGCCGCATCCGGCGGCTAGAATTCTGTCCTGTCTAGATTGGACAGAACGGCGTGCACGTCAAGATGGGGGCGGTCTCAGTGGACTGGCAGGTGTACGAGGCGAAGCAACGGTTCAGCGAGGTGCTGCGCGCAGTCGCCGAGGACGGCCCGCAGACCATCACCCGGCACGGAGAGGCGATAGCCGTGATCATCGATATAGCCGAATTCCACCGTCTGACTCAGCCCCGGATGAATCTGACCGAGCTGCTGAAGGGGCCGCCGTACCTAGATGACGACGCGGTTCAGGTCCTGGGCGAATTCGAGGGTGAACGCAAGCGGGACTTCCCGCGCGCGATCGCGCTCGAGGCGGATGAATGAGCTACTTGCTCGACACGAATGTGCTGTCGGAGACGCGCAAGCGCCAGTGCAACGCTGGGGTGCGTCGATGGATCTCCGGCATCGATCCGGAACGGCTACACGTCAGCGTCATCACCGTGGGTGAGCTCGGACGCGGGGTCGCGCGGTTGCGGCAGCGGGGCGACCAGGAGCAAGCAGACATGTTCGAACGCTGGCTGGACGACCTCATCGACGGTTTCGGGTCACGTGTGCTGAGTGTCGACTCGCGTGTCGTCCGCGGATGGTCCGCCCAGCCGGTTTCACGCACGATGCCTACTGCCGACGCATTGATCGCGGCGACGGCGGCCGTCTACAGCCTCACGCTCGTCACCCGCAATACGGCGGATTTCGACGGCGTGGGGATCCAGCTGGTCAATCCGTTCGACAACGCTTAGAACCCGCGCGGGTTCTTAGCCGACGCAATAAGGAAGCTCATTGTTGTTGGGGCAACCACAAGCTTCCTTGTTGCGACCGGATGCCTTCCCCACCTGCGCAATCACCTGAGGGTCGATGTGACGTTCGGCCCGGCGAACCGGTGACCTTCGGCACTGGTCACGGCGCCCGTCAGACCTGACACTTTGCCCAGGTCACGGAGCACCCGGGGGTGCGCGATGTTCAACCGACGTACATTCAGGCGAAGAATCGCTGTCGCGGGAGCCGGGGCGCTGCTGCTGTCCGGGTTGATTTCGGTGCCGGTGATGGGTGAACCGGACACTCCGGTGCGTTACCCGTCGGGGTCGTCGGCGACGCGCGCGGACCGGCTGGGCTTCGACACCTGCACGGCGCCGTCGCTGGATGCGTTGCGAGCGTGGCGGGGCACATCGCCCTACCGCGCGGTGAACATCTACTTCGGCGGCAACAACCGCGGCTGTGCCCAGCCGAACCTGACCAAGGGGTGGGTCCGTGACGCCACCGCCATGGGATGGCGCATCTTGCCGACCTACTTCGGCTATCAGCCGTCCTGCATGTTCGGCGACAAGCCCAACCGGTACACCGCGTCGAACGCCACCGCACGAGGAACGTCGGACGCGAACGACGCGGTCGCGCGGGCCAAGGACCTGGGGCTGCTGCCGGGGAGCGCGTTGTACGCCGACGTCGAGCACTACGACCGCACGGACACCTCCTGCCGTACCGGCGTGCGCCGGTACGTGTCCGCATGGACCAAAACCCTGCACAGCTCCGGGTACCTCGCCGGCGTGTACGTTCACCAGAACTCGGGGCTCCGGGACCTGTCCAACAGTTACAACTCCACGACCTACGCCCGCCCGGATGCGGTCTGGATGGCCCGGTGGGACGGCAATCCGTCATTGACCGGCTGGCCCACCGCCCCGAACTCGCACTGGTCGATCTGGCAGCGCGCCAAGCAGTATCGCGGCGACCACAATGAGACGTGGGGCGGCGTCACGATCAACATCGACAGCAACTCGATCAAGGCGCCGGTCGCCACGGTGGCGCGCACGTACAAGGTGACCAGCAGCACGGCGCTGAACGCACGCACCGGGCCGGGCTCGTCCTATCCCGTCGTGCGCACCTACGCGCCCGGCAGCTCATTGCCGGTGGTGTGCCAGACAAGTGGGCAGAAGGTCGGT is drawn from Phytoactinopolyspora mesophila and contains these coding sequences:
- a CDS encoding DEAD/DEAH box helicase family protein, yielding MPAPPKSPASPADWESVSYPDSFRTHQRFALDAIADANASGSTRAWVVLPPGTGKTLVGLEAGRRLGQPIVVFGPNTAIQAQWLAEWNRFTPAQIPSGTSRDLSAPVTALTYQSLATFDPDAEVDEEGHTHIARIGSSRKGSSSLLDRLHPNGRALVTALESGGPITLVLDECHHLLEVWGRLLAELLDDLPNAHVIGLTGTPPDSLSSEQAALVDQLFGTPLYSTSIPSVVKEGHLAPFAELAWFTTPTPTETDWLAAEAERFAELQGDLLQPGTASTGFLSWLDQRFVDRHVGTSGDSDGGSASEVETLALDWSRLERNDAELAAAALRFHHAGLLELPPGAVVREEHRHKPTAEDWVAVLNDYLKNCLLPSGDPRDEELLQEIRAALPAVGFQLTKRGVRRGRSPVDRVLARSEAKTTATVDILAAEADGLGHRLRALVLCDHERATATLPARLQGVLDAQAGSARLVLANLLADHRTAALEPVLITGRTVATSAHTARKLVAFVAEHAPGIDLDEIPPGSTGTVEITGRWRSRQWVGLVTRFFETGEARVLVGTRALLGEGWDAKGVNTLVDLTTATTPTSVVQTRGRALRVDPTWPEKVANTWTVVCVSEEHPGGTSDWERFVRKHHGYFGVTDSGEIASGVGHVDPGLSPYEPPAVADFDGWNAAMLDRARDRPRVHALWNVGAAYRDELVHTIRVRPLRRHHDSGAASLAAPAPPALVPGPRAASRPEWLKLPGKQLPAAVTIVVLALVAVVTGLWWLAPLAGVATAGAWWDWTRRRDRVLLAGGRALNELGGEPDPFVFACAVADALKKAGLSERGSAGLSAAVEKDGSYRIALDGVDTATSQLFTAALDDVLAPLAAPRYVVPRYVAPELPADDASLRQAGQAWLDGQRPANTVVYHAVPSVLGVNAARVECFVTSWRLWVSAGDAIRTATPEGEGILVTHRGQDPFAATTRLRVAWS
- a CDS encoding type II toxin-antitoxin system Phd/YefM family antitoxin, with protein sequence MHVKMGAVSVDWQVYEAKQRFSEVLRAVAEDGPQTITRHGEAIAVIIDIAEFHRLTQPRMNLTELLKGPPYLDDDAVQVLGEFEGERKRDFPRAIALEADE
- a CDS encoding type II toxin-antitoxin system VapC family toxin, with the protein product MSYLLDTNVLSETRKRQCNAGVRRWISGIDPERLHVSVITVGELGRGVARLRQRGDQEQADMFERWLDDLIDGFGSRVLSVDSRVVRGWSAQPVSRTMPTADALIAATAAVYSLTLVTRNTADFDGVGIQLVNPFDNA
- a CDS encoding glycoside hydrolase domain-containing protein, giving the protein MFNRRTFRRRIAVAGAGALLLSGLISVPVMGEPDTPVRYPSGSSATRADRLGFDTCTAPSLDALRAWRGTSPYRAVNIYFGGNNRGCAQPNLTKGWVRDATAMGWRILPTYFGYQPSCMFGDKPNRYTASNATARGTSDANDAVARAKDLGLLPGSALYADVEHYDRTDTSCRTGVRRYVSAWTKTLHSSGYLAGVYVHQNSGLRDLSNSYNSTTYARPDAVWMARWDGNPSLTGWPTAPNSHWSIWQRAKQYRGDHNETWGGVTINIDSNSIKAPVATVARTYKVTSSTALNARTGPGSSYPVVRTYAPGSSLPVVCQTSGQKVGTTSVWNRLTSGSWVSDYYVSTPSSTGFSTAVPRCTYPGQVTASVALNARTGPGTSYSIKGNPLPRGSLAYVVCQAPGSKVGNTTVWNKLRDGRWVSDHYVSNRSNTSWSAPVPRCP